ACTTCAATATCATTGAAGACAAAGATACCATTCCTTTTTCAGCTTACAACTTAGTAAACTTTAGCTCCAGCTATAACGCCGAAACAAAAACCGTGATCTTCGAAGCACCTTCGTTAGATGGGAAATTTACCATCCAAAAGAGATTTCAATTTTTCCCTTCTGAAAATTATTTTAAGTTTCATTTAACACTCAAAAACAGATCCACCGAAACCATCAACATTTCCCCTTCAAAATCTGATATTTACTTTAGATCCTTTAGTTCTCTTGGACCAGTACTTAAGAAAAAAGAAGATTTTAATGACCGCGACAATGCTCACTATTTCCGTTATTACTACTTAGATGGAAGTTTTAAAGACCACGTAGATGGAACCAGCACACAAGGATTTTTTGATAACCTATTTGGTTCAAATGATGGAAAAGATACTCGTTACGAAATCAAAAAAGGTTCTAACGAAAAGGTAGACTTTGTAGGAACTGGAAGCCGTTACTTCATTGGAGTTATCGATCCATTGGATGACAAACCAGCAGGTGTCCTTCTTGATAACCGTAAAGGAAACGAAACTGGAGTTCTCTTAGTTTATGATAATTGGAAACTCGGGCCTGGTGAAGAAGTAAACTTGGATTATGCGGCTTATGTTGGCGTAAGAGAACTTGATGGAACCGCTTTCCGTGACAGCAAACTTGATCCAAAAATCAACAAAGACTCCGTGTTTGCAGGGCTTAGTGATTCCCTTGACAAATCCTTTAACCAAGGGATTACAACCCCTCTTCGCAATGGAATTGTTTGGATCCTAAAAAAGATTTATTTGGTCATTCCAAACTATGGTTGGGCAATTGTCATTTTTGCTATCCTCTTTAAATTAGCATTCTATCCACTCAACAAAAAACAAGCGGAATCGATGAAGAAGATGCAGGAGTTATCTCCACAAATCAAACTCATCAATGAAAAGTATGCCGATGATCCAAAACTCAAACAAGAAAAAACGGTAGAGTTATACAAAAAGAATGGAACCAACCCAATGGCGGGTTGCCTTCCCATGCTCATCCAAATTCCTATCTTTATTGCGTTGTATACTGCTTTTTCCGATACTGTGGATCTTTGGAATTCCCCATTTTTATGGATCAAAGATTTAAGTGAACCTGATACTGTTTACACAACTCCAAAGTTAGCATTCATTGGTGCACTTGCGATCAATATCCTTCCACTCATCATGGTTGCAACGCAAGTGGTTCAGTCTCGAATGACAACGGTTTCCTCAGATCCTAACCAAAAGATGATGATGTACATGATGCCTGTGATCATGTTATATTTCTTTTGGTCAATGCCTGCTGGTGTAACAATGTATTGGACCATGCAAAACATTCTGTCCATCGCTCAACAAGTATATACAAACAAATTTGGTAAATCAGAAGATAAAAAACCAACAAATAATGGGCCAGAACCAGCAAACAAAGCTTCTGCGGTTGCAAGACCTGGATTTAGAAACCAAAACAAAAAGAAAAAATGAAATCATTGTTTAACAAGGAAGATCACAGATGAATAATTACATTTTCGAAGCCGAAGGAAAAACGAAAAGTGAGGCAGAAGAATATTCGCTCGAAACACTTCGCCTCCAACCAGGCGATTTACGATTCGAAGTAGTTGATTCCGGAAAATCCGGATTTTTAGGAATCACACAAAAAAAACCAGCCGTTGTACGTGCATTTGTTGCAAACAACGACATCCCATCCGAAAAAATCATTCATGGAGTGATCATAACCATTTTGAAAAAAATGGGAATTCCTGCTGAAGTAGTAGGAATGGGTGATGTAGATGGAAAAATCTATGTCGAACTAACAAGTAAAGAATCTGGACTCATTATTGGGAAAAGAGGAGGCACTTTAGATTCACTTCAATTCCTTCTCAACTTAATGGTAGATCCAAAAATTCGTCATAACCGAAAAATAGTTTTGGATATTGAATCGTATCGCGACAAACGCGAGTTATCTCTCATTCGTTTGGCAAAATCAGTAGCAGCCTCTGTGATCAAATCAGGAAGGTCTAAACTACTTGATCCAATGAATCCGTTTGAACGAAGAATTGTTCACATGGCAATCCAAGAAGACGAAAGAGTATTCACAAGATCAGAAGGAAATGGAACTTTCAAAAGGGTTCGTGTCATCTCTGCAAAAGAAAAACATAAATACAAAGATTTGGAAGATCCTTCTAAAAAAGGCCTTCCCGTAGAAGACTTTGCAGACGGAGTAGACCAAGAAGATCTTGATTGA
This genomic stretch from Leptospira meyeri harbors:
- the yidC gene encoding membrane protein insertase YidC, which codes for MQNDSTNRQGRLFLALFLSLAVWMGINYFFFPPQPPKPKTTDEVSNKEGSEKEKPSGNATDSKSELKKPTTETTKLNPVKPEDVKTFSLKTDSFLVHFSSLGGRITEYYIKDHKEPDGSEFAIAKDPKFEIEFDGKKEKAVELTRGQGFDFNIIEDKDTIPFSAYNLVNFSSSYNAETKTVIFEAPSLDGKFTIQKRFQFFPSENYFKFHLTLKNRSTETINISPSKSDIYFRSFSSLGPVLKKKEDFNDRDNAHYFRYYYLDGSFKDHVDGTSTQGFFDNLFGSNDGKDTRYEIKKGSNEKVDFVGTGSRYFIGVIDPLDDKPAGVLLDNRKGNETGVLLVYDNWKLGPGEEVNLDYAAYVGVRELDGTAFRDSKLDPKINKDSVFAGLSDSLDKSFNQGITTPLRNGIVWILKKIYLVIPNYGWAIVIFAILFKLAFYPLNKKQAESMKKMQELSPQIKLINEKYADDPKLKQEKTVELYKKNGTNPMAGCLPMLIQIPIFIALYTAFSDTVDLWNSPFLWIKDLSEPDTVYTTPKLAFIGALAINILPLIMVATQVVQSRMTTVSSDPNQKMMMYMMPVIMLYFFWSMPAGVTMYWTMQNILSIAQQVYTNKFGKSEDKKPTNNGPEPANKASAVARPGFRNQNKKKK
- the jag gene encoding RNA-binding cell elongation regulator Jag/EloR, encoding MNNYIFEAEGKTKSEAEEYSLETLRLQPGDLRFEVVDSGKSGFLGITQKKPAVVRAFVANNDIPSEKIIHGVIITILKKMGIPAEVVGMGDVDGKIYVELTSKESGLIIGKRGGTLDSLQFLLNLMVDPKIRHNRKIVLDIESYRDKRELSLIRLAKSVAASVIKSGRSKLLDPMNPFERRIVHMAIQEDERVFTRSEGNGTFKRVRVISAKEKHKYKDLEDPSKKGLPVEDFADGVDQEDLD